TCAGTATATGAGTGGATACCCATCTCATGAAGCTACCATTCCTATGCCATATGATATCTCATCGCCTTCTTCGGGCTACAACAACTCCTTCTCTCGTGGATCCTTTTCACCTACTGCACAGAACACTCCTCTCGTGGATCCTTTTCAGCTGCAATATTATCAACAGGCTCAAGCAGAGGCATATGCTCCTTCTAATATGTACCTCAGAGCTGCAACTTTTTTTAGAAGCTTCTGAATTGTTATGTCTTCACATGGATAATGGATAATTACGAATACAACAACACAATATTGTAACACGATACTATCTCTATTATGCAATACCTCTAGATAAACTctaaaaaagtttataattaTCTCCTCTCAGAAAATCTATACTACTCTATAAAACTCGTggtatattttaagaaaatctaaattcttttaaaattagttaaattgtttttacaataaaaatcatcaaaaatcTTCTAAACTCACAAACCAATAATAGCCCCTAAGACTACGAGCACAAATCTCCTTGTTCAATTCGTTCAAGAGAGGCCTAAGTAGCTCCCTATTAATAGTCTTATCAAGTTTTATCACTTGAGAATTTGTTTCAAAGAGAGACTTCCACCGGGGAAGAATCTCAGACTCTATTGCTTCCCTAGCAAACCCATTTGCCTCTGAAACATCCTTGACAGACCCCAAATTCTCCTCTAGCTTCTTCAGCTCTTGGTTGTATTGCTCAAAAACAGACGGTTTCACCAGGCAACCAATTTCGAGAGTGGAAACAATGTGAGCTAAACCTCTGATGGCAGAAACAAAATCTTGTCGAAACGTCCCCATCAGTTTTGATTGAGTGGATTTTCCGCCATCGATGTAGACGAGATTCTTGGGTTTGATATATGTTGCATACACTTGTTGTATGACACGGTACAATCGTCTTACCGCGGGACCACGACGATCCATCTTTGTTTTAAACAATGTCAAAAAACAGAAGTACGTCATAGAACGTCTGTCATCGGATAATATGAACATTGCTTCAGCCATAAAGAGGGAGAGCTCAACTCCGAGtcgcacagcttcttctttctgctccttctctttgctgacATCATCAGTAGTcctgtaaataaataaataaatataagaaaagTAAGGGATTTAGACTTCCTCTCAAAGGGAATGAATATCATCACTGACCCATTAGTGAAAGGGGAACATCTAGACTGTGGTAGTCTCTTTGTGTGACGGATAACACGGTCAGTCATCTGTTTcaagatacaaataatcaaattcaGAGTCAAAATTTCTTATCTAAATCGAGCAATGTAAATATATGGAGAAGAACCCTAGATCGTAACTGTAGcctctaatttttttatcgaCTGAAAACTAACGATTCGAATCAGGGCTTATCGATTCCTTTTTATCCATTTTTTTGTTGAGACGGTCAAAACTGAACCTCTGTTTACGGTTTTAGCATTTATCTATGTAGATAAAAATAATCTCAACCATTCCCACAATTATCTCAAccgtttttagaattttaattgatGGACAAATCTAAAAATAGTTTTGtagtattataaaatttgacTAGAatgatcaaaaacaaaaaaaaaattgactagAATAATCACTATATACACAAAGaatgataaataatattatatttacataaaaaacgtattttgtaaaaacaatttGGAAACTTATTCATGTAAAACCAATGTCATACACTCTTGTGGAGAGGGAAAACTAGTTATTGTAAAATTACTTTTCGAATTTAATCTTTTAGCTTATAAAATAGGATACAAATGACAAAAGTCAGAAtcgttttctcaaaaaaatattaattaattaaaatagcaACTTTTTAAAATTGCTTAGATTTGCTTTTAATATTACAAACTAGATTCTAATCCACGCTTCTAAAGTGtggaattcttttttttttttgtaaaatttagttTGAGAGTTGATAtactttttgttattttttttatctaatttatattatatataatatatagtttgtttattataactaaattttacaGTTTAAGTTGTAAAAATTAACTCTCATCAAATCAGTAACAATAACAACAGTATATTAATATCTACAGACTTCTCAaggatatttttggtttttatttacaaaatgtaatttaatttaaactatctatctatactattatttaagaATTGATTTCGCTTATTTATTacattttccatgattttaggataaatcactagttcaattaatttatattattaaaaatattttaatatatatttatttatcatataacTAAACTTATTTATGATTAAGttattctttaatttttagtttcaattgttgtatattttgatttacgttactaattttatttgacaatatatacaaaatgttCTTTGAATGATTATTTGATCAACGGACCGAAGCATATGGCCTTTAACAGATCATGGATCCTACACAGTTGAAAGCGGGTACTGGTTGGCAGCCAACAATTTAACGCGTCTATGTCTGCTTTATCTCTAGTTGAAAAGACGGTCATTGATCCgaagaagaagatttgaaaAGTCAAAACTCTGCCTAAGATAAGAATGTTTATATGGCGAGCTGTCTCTAGAACGTTAGCAGTAGCAGATAGACTTCAAACAAGAGGGGTGCTGATAGACATGGAATGAAAGCAGTGCAACAATGAAATCGAGTCTATAAATCATGTCTTGTTTGAGTGTATTCCAGCGCAAGACATTTTACGGATTGTTAACTTTCCTCCGTCTACAACGCCAGCTAGAAGTCTCGGTGATAATATGAATATAGCTCTGAAGTTAATGGCTGACTGTTCTGTTCCCGGAAACCTCTAGGAGAGCCATTCCATGGCTGCTATGGACGATATAGAAGAACCGCAACTCCATCCTATACGCTGGCACACAAACTGCTATAGATTCTGTAATACTcatattttccaaaataaaataacaaataatgaTCTTGAAATCTTTATTTATTAATCTTCATGAATCATCTCCAAACACCATAAATCTAATAAATAGCAATAAATCCAGATAATCGAATAAATtccaaaaatacaataaaaacataaaattcgtaagtcaataaaagaaagaaataaaacgtcCAAAAACATCAATCACTCATGTGAGTCAGTCTCAGTGTTTGAATGGGAGCACATGATAAAGACAGATCTCATGTcctgtttttattttcatatattttcacCATTCACACTTTTTGGTATGATAAACTTAAAAAGTAGGAAGACTGCATTGGATACTAATTTTTTGTCTTCTTGTGATAAAAGGCAGGTGTCCTGCATTTTCTTCTTCCCGCATAGAAATAGAAGCTGTACATGCAATGCTTCTTTTAATTAACCAATAGGTGAATTTCTAATTTACattaaatttaaagtatttatttatatctaatataaataaCAGATATCAACACACACCATTGAACTCATTCATTCTTGAGAATAGACATCAATGTATGCTTCTCTCCTTTTTGTCAAATCTACTTTacttttttcctttattttatatcacttcATTATAGctaatttagaaattttctttCTATTGATTAATAGGAAATCACGGCTGAGAAATATGGCATAGAGCAAGAGTCAAAAGACATTAAAAGAGACAAGCATTAGGTTTTACCTATTTTCCACTCTTTATTACTTTCTTAGATttgttgattaatttttttttgtgttgaatCAATTATTTTTCAGTGTTCACTATTATAATTGAGTTCGACGATAAAGCTATTACTAGACGTATCAGAAGGCTTGCATTTCTGAACCAAAAGGTAAATTtactttaattaattatttaaagacAATTTATTgtagtttataaaaattaaaacaaatttgtaaatttaaatCTTATAAATTCAACAAactaccaaaataaaaaaatatggtttttttaaatgtgtgtttttaaatgttttaggtaaattaacataaaaatatcaatgatatcattattttaaactgaaaaactatttttaaaaaagtaaaagttTTAGATTTATCATATCTTGATTTACATCAACTGAAATcacaaattatttatttctcataattgtttttaaatactACAAACATGTGTCCACCTTTAATATTATGTCACACTGTTgatatagtattttaaaaatattcattgttataaaaaaatgaaaattatgtcaataataatatatatttttaaaaaatcagtaGACTATAAGAATTATACAtacgtgtgtatatatatatatatatatatatatgaccatatttattttaaaaaaacaggAGACTATAAGaattgtcaaaatatttttttgtaataatcatttaaaaattaaaagagacAAGCATCGAgcataagaaaaattatttggGTGGAAAACTCATACTTACACAACTCACGTACATGCAGTGATTTACTAGTTCAGACAAAAGGCATTAAAAGAGACAAGCATCATGTTTTGCATATTTTCCACTCTTTActatttttctttgatttgttgattaatgtttgtttggttaaatcaattatttttcagTGTTCTGTACTATAATTGAGGTTGACGATAAAGCTATTACTAGACACGTACCAAAAGGCTTGCATTTCTGAACCAAAaggtaaatttatttttagttaattatttaagGCCAATTCattatagtttataaaaattaatttttgaaaatactacaaacatgttaaaaatattcattctaatcaaaaaatgaaaattatgtcaataataaaataaattttaaagaaaacagAAGACTATAagaattacatatatatatatatatatatgaccatatttatttaagaaaatagtaaactagaagaattatcaaaatatttttgtaataaccATTTAgagataaatatgatttttgtacAAATGACTAAGATAATGAAACTATTTTCATAATTTGTTtccttataaataataattattttcgaaatatattcatcatatatatatatatatattttttttttttctttctacattattaataaatatatagtttacaaaatttgacaaaaaaagttataaacacATAACATGATAGAATTTACTACAACATACTTAATGATACAgttgcttatttttttttattaaataactcAAACTAATAgtatttgtataatttaaaaaatgtagGTATGACGTCTAACCGCCAACAAAACACAACATTTTctgatgaaaaaaatataaatcttctGTCGGCGCGGGTAAgtagttaataatatttttttaaaaagttttagaatagtttatatataagtaaaatgattgaaatttttattaatttatagaggggAGACAATTTTAGATGGACACCTAATAGAGAACGAGTATTTATTGAGTTATACGATCGAGCAATTGCCATGAGCGATTACCGTTTCAAAGATCCTACTCCCGCTGCTAGAAAGTTTATTGTTGATAAGTTCAATCAAGAGTTTAATATTAACGTAACATACCACTTCTTCACAGAAAAACTTGATCaacttaaaagaaaatacaagaAGTACAAACATCTTATGAAAAATTCTACGGGCATTTTGGTTGATCTTACTACATCTGTGATATCTGCGTCTGATTCATGGTGGAAAGATCGTGAAGTAAGTACAACAATATCTCTTAAAACCAgagtatatttataaaattatcaaaGCTATAATATTTGTAGTCTAAAAACTATATAATCATATTAACAGGTAGACATGATTGTAAAATCATTTAAACGAAAGCCGCCAGAGCTTTGGGATGTGATGCAACGATGTTTCATTTTATATGACGTCCAATCACAGTCTCAATACTCTTTGCACCAAAGAAGAGAAGAGTTGATGAATGATGGTCAAAATAATGATGAAGGTTAttattactctgaaacatatgGTGGTGATATGCAGCACACTCAGATTCCTGAAACGCAAGGAAATGAAGAAGTCTATCGCGTTAATATTGATGATGAAATACGTCATTCAAATGAGTTCATCCGTGATAATCTACGTCAGAATTCGTCACCCGCTGCTGATTCTTTTCAGATTCCCAATTCCAGAGTTCAACAACGAGGTGGACTAAGGCGTGGAAGTAGTTCACAAAGAGCTGCAGGGAACTCTCAGACCTCTGTCAAAAGTGGATCCCAAGGAAGTCGAAGAAAACAATCATTCGAGACAACCCTGACAGATACAATGACTGGCTTTAGAGAGTTTCAGCGCCAAAGTTTACAACAACTACGTCCAAATTCTTTTGACGAAGATGATTACAATGAATTCGATACTGCTGTCAAGATATTTGAATCAATGGAGCTTCCAAATGACACCAATTTCTATTGGGCGTGCATTCATGCATTCAAAGAAGAAAGATTTTGGCCCAAGTACTTTATTGACAGAGCTGAAAGAACCACAGAAGATAAGTTGAAGTTTTTACAAGCTCTTACTGGATATACACGGGACAGCAAATTCGTGGGAAAGCGGTTAGAATCTGGACAAAAGTTTGGTAGTCCAACTTGTGGGCAATGGAGTTCGGGTTTTCAACAATGGGGAACACCTCCAAATCCACTACAATTGGGTACACCTCCAAGTGCTCCGCAATGGGGACCACCGCCAAATGCCACGCAATGGAGTTCACCTTCAAATGTTCCACAGTGGGGTACACCGCCAAATGCCCCACAATGGGGTAGACCACCAAATGCACCGCAATGGAGTTCATCTCCAAATGCTCCGCAGTGGGGTACACTACATGTTCCACAATGGGGTGCGCCTCAAAATTCTCAACAATGGGGTTCACCACCAAGCACTCAACAATGGGGTCCTACATCCGCGGTTCCACAATGGGGCTCATCACCGACCACTCATCAATGGGGATCATCACAAGATGCTCCACAAAATATTCCTCCGAGAAATGTTCAACGTGGATTTTCCCTAGAAACAGAAGTACAAACTACAACACACGAAAAGGAAGTTCATGTTTCCGAGAATGTTATTAGAGGAGTATCACCGGAATTTGGCTTTACGAACTGTGCTTCTACAAGTAAAGCATCACGTCCACGAAGACGAGGTGGATTATTCAACATTTTGGGAACTGAACGAGGACTCAATCTAAATGAAACACGAGAAAGTGATTCCACATCGGATAACTAGCTTAATAaggtttgtgttttgtttttagtcattatgttttgtttcacattttcttttgtgatgtttgttttgtattgtatttctgattaatgatatttttcattgatttagtttttattgtGTGGTCAATATTTTCAGGCGTTTCGTATATGTCAGTTGCGGTCACAAAATCCCCACAATCTAAATCACGATGAAAGAATTGAGTTATGGAATTTAGAAAATGAGCAATTCGAAGAGTTAATAATTCAGCCATCATTGAGTTATTACAATCGTTATTTTGAAAGAAGACCAGTTCAAACCGATGGTGGTTTAGGATGGAGAAAATATGGCGTCGACTACAAGAAGATGATGCTGCATGTCTTCAGTTACTACGAATGTCTCTTGGTGTTTTCAGATCTTTATGTGACATATTGCAATCAAAATATGGTTTACATCCCACCCTTAATGTAAGCATTGAAGAGAGTGTGGCAATGTTTTTGCGAATTTGTGGGCATAATGAGGTTCAGAGAGATGTTGGATTACGGTTTGGACGGACACAAGAGACAGtgaatagaattttttttgaagttcTTAGGGCG
This region of Brassica napus cultivar Da-Ae chromosome C5, Da-Ae, whole genome shotgun sequence genomic DNA includes:
- the LOC106398678 gene encoding uncharacterized protein LOC106398678, which encodes MIVKSFKRKPPELWDVMQRCFILYDVQSQSQYSLHQRREELMNDGQNNDEGYYYSETYGGDMQHTQIPETQGNEEVYRVNIDDEIRHSNEFIRDNLRQNSSPAADSFQIPNSRVQQRGGLRRGSSSQRAAGNSQTSVKSGSQGSRRKQSFETTLTDTMTGFREFQRQSLQQLRPNSFDEDDYNEFDTAVKIFESMELPNDTNFYWACIHAFKEERFWPKYFIDRAERTTEDKLKFLQALTGYTRDSKFVGKRLESGQKFGSPTCGQWSSGFQQWGTPPNPLQLGTPPSAPQWGPPPNATQWSSPSNVPQWGTPPNAPQWGRPPNAPQWSSSPNAPQWGTLHVPQWGAPQNSQQWGSPPSTQQWGPTSAVPQWGSSPTTHQWGSSQDAPQNIPPRNVQRGFSLETEVQTTTHEKEVHVSENVIRGVSPEFGFTNCASTSKASRPRRRGGLFNILGTERGLNLNETRESDSTSDN
- the LOC106398676 gene encoding uncharacterized protein LOC106398676, which gives rise to MTDRVIRHTKRLPQSRCSPFTNGTTDDVSKEKEQKEEAVRLGVELSLFMAEAMFILSDDRRSMTYFCFLTLFKTKMDRRGPAVRRLYRVIQQVYATYIKPKNLVYIDGGKSTQSKLMGTFRQDFVSAIRGLAHIVSTLEIGCLVKPSVFEQYNQELKKLEENLGSVKDVSEANGFAREAIESEILPRWKSLFETNSQVIKLDKTINRELLRPLLNELNKEICARSLRGYYWFVSLEDF